A section of the Clostridium omnivorum genome encodes:
- a CDS encoding flavodoxin family protein, translated as MKFCVLMGSPRLKGNTAELLKPFIAELEDKKAEITYISLATKNILPCKGCYACQDVSGEYGCVQQDDTAEIIEKIVDCDCVVLATPIYSWYCTAPMKALLDRHYGLNKFYGSAKGSLWKGKKIAIVATHGYDAEYGAGPFETGIRRLCQHSNLEYMGMYSVRDEENIASFQTEKAMNGARVFARKLLENDTDA; from the coding sequence TTGAAATTTTGTGTTTTGATGGGAAGTCCTAGGTTAAAAGGAAATACAGCTGAATTATTAAAGCCTTTTATAGCTGAGCTTGAAGATAAAAAAGCTGAGATTACTTACATATCTTTAGCTACAAAAAACATTTTACCCTGTAAGGGCTGCTATGCTTGCCAGGATGTTAGTGGTGAATATGGTTGTGTACAGCAAGATGATACAGCAGAAATAATAGAAAAAATAGTTGACTGTGATTGCGTTGTTTTGGCAACTCCTATATATTCATGGTATTGCACAGCACCTATGAAGGCTTTACTTGATAGACATTATGGGCTCAATAAGTTTTATGGCAGTGCTAAAGGTTCGCTATGGAAAGGTAAAAAGATAGCAATAGTAGCTACACATGGATATGATGCAGAATATGGTGCGGGTCCTTTTGAAACTGGTATTAGGAGATTATGCCAACATTCTAATTTAGAATATATGGGTATGTATTCTGTTCGAGATGAGGAAAATATAGCATCATTTCAAACTGAGAAGGCAATGAATGGAGCAAGAGTTTTTGCCAGAAAGTTACTTGAAAACGATACTGATGCTTAA
- a CDS encoding ABC transporter substrate-binding protein gives MKRKFSVVSILFLVFLLISTTLAGCGNKTPSSQSKTTTTKVRLNEVTRSVFYAPFYAAMNQGFFKEEGLEIDLTTGQGADKTMQEVMSGNADIGFCGPEQTIYINVQKRDDYPILFAQLTQTDGSFLVSRKSETNFSWESLEGKTILGGRPGGVPEMALEYALKKHGLVNEKNIKIITNVAFAAAPGAFKGGTGDYAALFEPSGSMLEKDKSGYIVASVGKEVGTMPYTCYFTTKSYLDKHSDVIEKFTRAIYKGQLWVDSHSDAEVAGQIKSFFPGTDVDILTNVTKNYRAINAFAHDPILKEENLNILENLIEGYNKTLIPERPAFSKIVNTSIATKVVNETKK, from the coding sequence ATGAAAAGAAAATTTTCAGTTGTCTCAATTTTATTCCTTGTTTTCTTACTTATTTCTACTACTCTAGCTGGCTGTGGAAACAAAACCCCTTCTTCTCAAAGTAAAACTACTACTACAAAGGTAAGGTTAAACGAAGTTACTCGTTCAGTATTCTACGCTCCTTTCTACGCCGCAATGAATCAAGGTTTTTTTAAGGAAGAAGGTCTTGAAATCGACCTAACTACTGGGCAGGGTGCAGATAAAACTATGCAGGAAGTTATGAGTGGCAATGCCGATATAGGATTTTGCGGTCCTGAACAGACAATCTATATTAATGTGCAAAAGAGAGATGACTATCCTATTTTGTTTGCTCAATTAACTCAAACCGATGGATCATTCCTTGTATCAAGAAAGTCAGAAACAAACTTTAGCTGGGAAAGTCTTGAAGGTAAAACTATCCTCGGAGGAAGACCTGGTGGAGTACCAGAAATGGCACTTGAATATGCTCTAAAAAAGCATGGTCTGGTCAATGAAAAGAACATCAAAATAATAACTAATGTTGCTTTTGCAGCAGCTCCAGGAGCCTTTAAGGGAGGAACAGGTGACTATGCAGCTTTGTTTGAGCCATCTGGAAGTATGCTTGAAAAGGATAAATCTGGCTATATTGTTGCTTCTGTAGGTAAGGAAGTTGGAACTATGCCTTATACCTGTTACTTTACGACTAAATCATACTTAGATAAGCATTCAGATGTTATTGAAAAATTTACAAGAGCCATATACAAAGGGCAGCTTTGGGTAGACAGCCATAGTGATGCTGAAGTAGCTGGACAAATCAAATCCTTCTTTCCTGGAACCGATGTTGACATTTTAACAAACGTAACTAAAAACTACAGAGCAATTAATGCATTTGCACATGATCCAATATTAAAAGAAGAAAATTTGAATATACTTGAGAACCTTATAGAAGGTTATAACAAGACTTTAATTCCTGAAAGGCCAGCTTTTAGTAAGATTGTAAATACAAGTATTGCTACAAAAGTGGTTAATGAAACTAAGAAATAA
- a CDS encoding ABC transporter ATP-binding protein produces MNNSNKVEIKHIYMNYHSLKGETEALKDINFSLYEGEFVSIVGPSGCGKSTLLNIICGLLKPSSGEIYLDGEKMEDMSTKIGYMFQRDQLFEWLNVLENVKLGLKIQHKMNADSLELIEELLKRYNLWNFRNHHPSELSGGMRQRVALIRTLALKPELLLLDEPFSALDYQTRLNVSDEISGIIKSQRKTVIMVTHDISEAISMSDRVIILSKRPAGIKNIIDVNFKAESNTPLKRRDDENFRCYFNKIWKELDLNDEGK; encoded by the coding sequence ATGAATAATAGCAATAAAGTTGAAATTAAACATATATATATGAATTATCACTCCTTAAAGGGAGAAACCGAAGCGCTTAAAGATATAAACTTTTCTTTATATGAAGGAGAATTTGTAAGTATAGTTGGTCCATCAGGTTGTGGCAAATCAACTCTATTAAATATTATCTGCGGCTTATTAAAACCTTCCAGCGGTGAAATATACCTAGATGGTGAAAAGATGGAAGATATGTCTACTAAAATAGGTTATATGTTTCAAAGAGATCAACTTTTTGAATGGCTCAATGTACTTGAAAATGTGAAACTAGGTTTAAAAATTCAGCATAAAATGAATGCAGATTCCTTAGAGCTTATTGAAGAATTATTAAAAAGATATAATCTATGGAATTTTAGAAACCACCACCCCAGTGAACTTTCAGGAGGCATGAGGCAAAGAGTTGCTCTAATCAGGACATTGGCGTTAAAACCTGAGCTTTTACTTTTGGACGAACCCTTTTCTGCATTGGATTATCAAACCAGGCTTAATGTTAGTGATGAAATATCCGGAATAATTAAAAGTCAAAGAAAAACGGTGATTATGGTTACTCATGATATATCAGAAGCTATTTCAATGAGTGATAGAGTCATTATTCTTTCTAAAAGACCTGCTGGAATAAAAAATATCATTGATGTAAATTTCAAAGCTGAAAGCAATACCCCACTAAAAAGAAGAGATGATGAGAATTTTAGATGTTATTTCAATAAAATATGGAAGGAGCTTGATTTGAATGATGAAGGAAAGTGA
- a CDS encoding ABC transporter permease, giving the protein MMKESEEQRRYLKSVKKKNHEITFVRIFILVAFFVLWEVAGDFKWIDPFLTSTPSRMWKSLVMLHAEGNLFNNIFITCFETIVGFITGTILGTFIAILLWWSDFASKVSDPYLVVLNALPKVALAPIIIFWVGNGLKAIIIVALLISIVVTIIDILNGFKSVDEDKIKLLKTFGASKLQTLNHLIIPASLPTIISTLKINVGLSWVGVIMGEFLVAKEGLGFLIIFGGQIAQLDMVMLSIVILAAIAFLMYKGVALLEKRFKTW; this is encoded by the coding sequence ATGATGAAGGAAAGTGAAGAACAGAGAAGATATTTAAAAAGTGTAAAAAAGAAAAATCATGAAATTACCTTTGTACGTATTTTTATATTAGTTGCATTCTTTGTGCTCTGGGAAGTAGCTGGAGATTTTAAATGGATTGATCCATTTTTAACTAGTACCCCCTCAAGAATGTGGAAATCACTTGTCATGCTGCATGCTGAAGGTAATTTATTTAATAATATATTTATAACTTGTTTTGAAACCATTGTAGGCTTTATCACAGGTACAATATTAGGTACATTTATTGCTATTCTCCTGTGGTGGTCAGATTTTGCTTCTAAGGTATCAGATCCTTACCTTGTTGTTTTAAATGCACTGCCTAAAGTTGCTCTTGCTCCAATAATCATATTCTGGGTAGGTAATGGCCTGAAGGCAATTATCATAGTTGCTTTGTTAATTTCAATAGTTGTAACAATAATAGATATTCTTAACGGTTTTAAATCTGTAGATGAAGACAAGATTAAACTCCTAAAGACCTTTGGAGCCTCAAAGCTTCAAACATTAAATCATCTAATCATACCTGCATCACTCCCAACTATAATATCTACATTAAAAATAAATGTAGGACTTTCCTGGGTGGGAGTAATAATGGGTGAATTTTTAGTTGCAAAGGAAGGACTTGGATTCTTAATCATTTTTGGTGGCCAAATAGCTCAGTTAGATATGGTTATGCTAAGTATTGTAATTCTGGCTGCAATTGCTTTTCTTATGTATAAAGGAGTAGCTCTACTGGAAAAACGCTTTAAGACATGGTGA
- a CDS encoding sensor histidine kinase — protein sequence MIVRNCDIDIESLNMKDVININLLQTFQDNFAESMDIASITVDRNGSPLTSPSSYTSFCIDYVHSTPIGDSRCAECHKKAGEIAVQTGKPYIYTCHAGLIDFAAPILINGHQIGTILGGQVLTKIPDEATYRKVAREIQVNEDKLVDSVKKIKITTEKNIRAAAELLYIYANSLSKIGYEELKLKNSSKLLENEVSRTNLLLEESKRANELMTQQFSILSHELKTPLNIIFSSLQLLESCYKASSLVPETGMFLKYSNIMKQNCYRLTRLINNIVDMNKIELGFSSLNLKNSNIIEVIENITLSVVEHASLKNISIVFDTDVEEKIISCDSEKIERIMLNLLSNAIKFTEAGGSVIVSICDKNDYILISVKDSGIGIPEDMLEKIFDTFTQVDGSLTRNTEGSGIGLSIVKSFTEMHGGEVTAKSQLGKGSDFIIKMPVNNIENESNTDNQEDSSLNDNEEKVNMEFSDVYL from the coding sequence ATGATAGTTAGAAATTGTGATATAGACATAGAATCACTGAATATGAAGGACGTTATAAACATTAATTTGCTTCAGACCTTCCAGGACAATTTTGCAGAAAGCATGGATATAGCAAGCATTACAGTAGATAGAAATGGAAGTCCTTTAACTAGCCCAAGTTCTTATACAAGTTTTTGCATTGATTATGTTCATTCAACTCCTATTGGAGATAGCAGATGTGCTGAGTGCCATAAAAAGGCTGGGGAAATAGCTGTTCAAACGGGGAAACCATATATATATACTTGTCATGCGGGATTAATTGATTTTGCTGCACCAATTTTAATAAATGGGCATCAGATTGGTACTATATTAGGTGGACAAGTATTAACAAAAATACCTGATGAAGCAACTTATAGAAAAGTAGCAAGAGAAATACAGGTGAATGAGGATAAGCTTGTTGATTCTGTAAAAAAAATTAAAATAACCACAGAAAAAAATATTAGAGCTGCGGCAGAACTTTTATATATATATGCAAATTCACTTTCTAAAATAGGCTACGAAGAATTAAAGCTCAAAAATAGTTCTAAATTACTAGAGAATGAAGTATCAAGAACAAATCTATTACTAGAGGAATCAAAAAGGGCTAACGAATTAATGACTCAACAATTTTCAATATTATCTCATGAATTAAAAACTCCACTTAATATTATTTTTAGTTCCTTACAGCTATTAGAAAGCTGTTATAAAGCAAGTTCCTTAGTTCCTGAAACTGGAATGTTTTTAAAATACTCCAATATAATGAAGCAGAACTGCTACAGATTGACTAGACTCATAAATAACATAGTAGATATGAACAAAATTGAACTTGGGTTTTCAAGTTTAAATTTAAAAAATAGTAATATAATCGAGGTAATTGAAAATATAACTTTGTCAGTTGTTGAACATGCAAGCTTAAAAAATATTAGTATAGTTTTTGATACTGATGTTGAAGAAAAAATAATCTCCTGTGATTCAGAGAAAATTGAAAGAATTATGCTGAATTTATTATCAAATGCAATTAAGTTTACCGAAGCAGGAGGAAGTGTAATTGTAAGTATATGTGATAAAAATGATTATATACTTATTTCAGTAAAGGATAGCGGCATTGGAATTCCAGAGGATATGCTTGAAAAAATATTTGATACTTTTACACAAGTTGATGGTTCATTAACAAGAAATACTGAAGGCAGCGGGATAGGTTTGTCTATTGTAAAATCCTTTACTGAAATGCATGGCGGTGAAGTTACTGCAAAAAGTCAATTGGGTAAGGGCAGTGATTTCATAATCAAAATGCCAGTTAATAATATTGAGAATGAATCCAATACGGATAATCAAGAAGATAGCAGCTTAAATGATAATGAGGAAAAAGTTAATATGGAATTTTCTGATGTATATTTATAA